GCGAACAGCACGCAGTAGCTGCCATACATCAGCATGCCCATGCGCATGCAGGTCGGGTCGCTGTCACAGCCCCAGAACCGGTCAGACATGTCGAACGCGGGCACCTgcgacgccagcgcgccAGTCGTCACGATGCTCTTCGCGTTGCAGTAGGCGTAGTAGGCATTGCTGAGCACCACCTCGAAGAACTGGAAGAAGAGCGTGTTGCTGTACTCGGGGCCCAGCCAGTACTGGAAGTACGTGTACACGGTGATGTACATGCCAATGAACatctgcagcacctgcagcagcgtgatCACCGGCGCGAAGGGGCGAATCGACTTGCGCAGCCCCATCATGACGAGGAAGTAGTAGAAGTACATGAAGGAGTGCACGAAGTAGTTCATGGCGCAGAAGACGATGCCACTCGGGATGAGCACGTATGAGGCATGCCAACAGTAGATGGCGGTGACGATGTGGTGGTACCAGTGCAGAAAGGAGACGggcttgcgctgcagcaccaggaAGAGCGTGTCGAGCAGCTCGGGTGTCTTGAGGTACATGAAGAGCGCCGTGTAAAATGCGCGTGGGCCATCGTAGTTCTTGTCCAGCAGCTGGTGCGTGTATGTCGTGATGCGGGGGTTGTGCTTGTGGATGTTGCTGTGGTCGAAGGCGCCATCCGGGCTTGGGGCGTAGTAATCGTTGCGGAGTTGTTTGCCCCCGAAGTTTTTCGAGTGATGCACGGACAGctgcgcgcagcacgtcgcgTGGAAGCCTTTTTCGATCCAGATCGTGTGGAAGAGGTTTTGCACACAGTAATAGGAGCCGAGCACCGACACAAGAGACAGGGCAAGGTTCcaggcggcgacgaggtACGTGATGTCAAACTTCCACCCACGCTGCTCAATCAGCCCAGGAAGGAAGAAGACGATGATGAGGTACAACAGAGCGGCGTAGAGCGGGTAGTCGGGTGCGGCGTCGAGGAAGTTGCGCGCAGAGCTGCCCTTGAAGCTGGCTGGAGTGTTGATCCACTCCATGGCCCATTCGTAGAGGGACGACATGACTGGCAAAGCGGGGGAGTTGATGCGTTACGTGCGACTTCGACTcttgcctgcctgcctgcctgcgtgcgtgcgggtgtgtgtgtgggggatGCTGAGCAGAGGGATGTGAAGAGCAGCGAGCCCTGCAGGAGGGAAAGGGacggggtgggggaggaaagaaaaagagaatATGACCGAGGTGAACCACTTGTGCGGGGCAGCGGGGTGAGTTcgatgggtgggtgggctgCGAGTAGGTGGGGAGGTGAGAGGAAGGGGCTGGGAAAAGGCGATTCTCGGCGACAGGATGCAAGACAAGACCAAAAAGACAGGTAGAGAATAACGCTAAAGAGGGTGaagaacacacacgcacacacacacatacacacagaggaaagggcgaaaaaaaaaactgcgAAACGGTAGTAGAGGTTGAGGACCGTCTCGAAACGCATCCAGcctccctccgtctcccCAAAAAGTTTTGCTTTGCTGTTTCTCGATACCGatgtatacgtgtgtgtatgtatacaacctcctcccctctctcttcctcctcctctctgcagAGAAAAAATAAAAAGAGAGAGCCTCGCGAGGTTGCCGAAATGCGACTCAACACCAGACGAAAAGACCCTCGCCAAAGACAGCGCCAGGGAAAAGAAACGGGGGCAGctgggagggagggagggagggggcaagggGATGGCAGATGAGAAggcaggggggggagggaggaggtgttGGTGATGATAGAGCTGTCTGCACACCAACGTGTGTAACTCGCGCAGAGATGGGATGGAAAgggtggagaggggagggggaagggggaaggatTCTCTTGTGCGTCCGCCGCTCTGCGCTTCGTGGAGGTGGCGTTTCGCTGATATTTTTTCTTTTGCGTGGTCGTGTTTTCAAaatgcgtatgcgtgtgatGAGGCggcgaaagggagggggggggctctgATCGAGAGAAGGTTTTTCGCGGACGTGTCGAGTGGCGACACGGAGGCAAACAAAGAGGGGAAAGTCATGGAGGGAGagtacgaggaggagagcgcaatggtgtacacacacacacacacacacacacacacatacacgcgtgATGCAACCCCGATGATTTACGACGGTACGCAGAGCGATGGGGATGCGAGCTCAGCTGCTCTCTTTCCCATTTCAACCTGATGGATTGGGGGAGAGGAAGTATTTCTGCCTTCCCTCGTCCTCCTTTGCCGGTATTTGCGGTGacgtcacgcacgcacttttcgcagcggcgtcgaaTGCCATGCCACATTTTTTCGTTTCgaactttttttttgttgttagAGGGTGGTTTACTACCCACTTTtgcatacgcacacgcacacacgtagaTACTAGATTGAGTGTTCACTtttttcctcctctgcgtCTGTGTTTCATCAtctcgccgccgcgaagCGTCACCCATTTTCTCTTCACCCTTGTCGGTTCCGCGGCAGGTAAAATAGAAAACAAAGTGGCGGTCACGGCCGGCGATGCTATGGAGGACTGTCGCtcttggcggcggcgctgtcgacTACACAGAGCTTCCATGCGCCCGCGCACTGCACTAGATATAGCCTGGAGGGGTAAGGTCACAAGCGGCCATCTCATTAGCCAGAAGCTACcaaaaacaacgaaaaaaaagtacgagcgggagagagaaagagtgcAGGCTCGGGCACCTGCGCAGGTGGAGGTATGGGAATGGGTATTCATGCAGGAGTTGTTTGTGCGCCCCCTTCTCACTTCTCCGCTTGTGAGGGTAGGAACCACAGGTGCCTCCCAACGgacacccacaccccacacacCAGCACGCGCCCACGAGCCGGCCACATATGCTCCCATGCTGAAGCTACGGCATTGCCTTCGACATGTCCATCGTCGccgctcacgcacgcacgcacgcattcGCACCCAGAGAGCACgggggaaaagagaaagagacgagAGCGAAAACAAACACAGGTGAGAAAACAACCCAAGTAAAGCAAGCCGCCCGCATACATGTACAtacatgcgcgtgcgcacgcacatggcTGATCACACAAAGAGaaagaacacacacacacacacacacacacacacacacttctaCACTCACCCACATACGCTGAGAGGCACTCGAGTACACGCATGCATGGATACAACGCAAACAACAGCCAGCAAGACAAGATGAGGAACAAGAAACAAACAATCAAATTCCCacaaaaagagggagggagggagactgaggaaggtgtgcgtgtgcgcgtgtgtgtggggagagAAAGAATCAGCGGTGGAAggcatgcacatgcacaccaacaAGCACCCCCCAAAATGATTATGAAGAACGGATCCTCAGATAGCATGCATACCATCACCAGCTCGCATTGCACCAAAGACGTGTGGATAGCAATGTGAACGGAAGAAGAGAGGTCACTTACAATGATGCGTGCCAACAAGAGGGCAAAACACAGAGATGAATTCAGGCAGGGGAGGGATGCGGGAtgagggaggcgagagagggagatgtgctgacgccgcgccattccagctccctcccctcccccaaaaaGTATCAATATTTTGTACCAGCAATTTGTCTGAGATCATAGAGAAAAGAGGTGAGCGAGCGACAAAGGCCATTTGGAGACACGAGGGGGTCCCCCCGCCCGCATCccccatttttttttctagcCTGCCAGAGACGGTGCCACCAAACGTGTTGGACGTTGCCAGGTAGAGGGggcaaggagggggtgggagggggagggctggCCTCTGCATTCCGCTCTTTCGGAATTACCGcttgtcgtttttttttttcgatgACCTCTACGGGCAGTGCAGTGTCCACGTCCGCCTCCCTTGTCTTATCCATCGCGTCGTGTCTTTCGCCATGTTGCTAGGTAGATCCCGTCACGCGTGGTACGCAGGGTCACGGCTCCGACCGTCGGCGGGACTAGCGGCGAGCTTGCTGTATTTCAGAAGTGACCGTGTACGGGAGAAAAGtcatgcatgcatgcattgCAGCATGGATCGCATGTCCGCGTGTGCATAGCCGTTACGGACGGCAGAGAGGG
This sequence is a window from Leishmania major strain Friedlin complete genome, chromosome 14. Protein-coding genes within it:
- the ELO4.3 gene encoding putative fatty acid elongase, which translates into the protein MEWINTPASFKGSSARNFLDAAPDYPLYAALLYLIIVFFLPGLIEQRGWKFDITYLVAAWNLALSLVSVLGSYYCVQNLFHTIWIEKGFHATCCAQLSVHHSKNFGGKQLRNDYYAPSPDGAFDHSNIHKHNPRITTYTHQLLDKNYDGPRAFYTALFMYLKTPELLDTLFLVLQRKPVSFLHWYHHIVTAIYCWHASYVLIPSGIVFCAMNYFVHSFMYFYYFLVMMGLRKSIRPFAPVITLLQVLQMFIGMYITVYTYFQYWLGPEYSNTLFFQFFEVVLSNAYYAYCNAKSIVTTGALASQVPAFDMSDRFWGCDSDPTCMRMGMLMYGSYCVLFAVLFKELYLDKRVHENSLVLARKEQQAREDKVKSKMNGNGVTTPAAAGAKPTAA